The following are encoded in a window of Mycobacterium sp. ELW1 genomic DNA:
- a CDS encoding HNH endonuclease family protein codes for MRRRPLIWLAVIAALAVIVSVQVTSSTSHPDAMIARADVPTVAPGTDVLDGIVVIPQRLRGNDYRRAAFGDAWDDNNSAPGGHNGCDTRDDVLDRDLVDKTFVFTKRCPQAVATGVLHDPYTSATIPFTRGAQVGAAVQIDHLVPLAYAWDMGARNWPDDMRIRFANDPANLLAVDGQVNQDKGDQPPGSWMPPNHAFWCQYAMQFIAVLRGYALPVDQASADELRSAAGTCPTR; via the coding sequence GTGAGACGGCGGCCCCTGATCTGGCTGGCGGTGATCGCGGCGCTGGCGGTGATCGTCTCCGTGCAGGTGACGTCCTCGACCAGTCATCCCGATGCGATGATCGCCCGCGCCGACGTGCCGACGGTGGCGCCGGGAACCGACGTGCTCGACGGCATCGTCGTCATCCCGCAGCGGCTGCGCGGCAACGACTACCGGCGCGCGGCATTCGGTGATGCGTGGGACGACAACAACTCCGCGCCGGGTGGACACAACGGCTGCGACACCCGTGACGACGTCCTGGACCGCGACCTCGTCGACAAGACCTTCGTGTTCACCAAACGCTGTCCGCAGGCGGTCGCCACCGGCGTACTGCACGACCCGTACACCAGCGCGACGATCCCGTTCACCCGCGGCGCGCAGGTCGGGGCCGCCGTGCAGATCGATCACCTGGTGCCGCTGGCGTACGCCTGGGACATGGGCGCGCGAAACTGGCCGGACGACATGCGGATTCGATTCGCCAACGATCCCGCCAACCTGCTGGCCGTCGACGGTCAGGTGAACCAGGACAAGGGCGACCAACCTCCCGGCAGCTGGATGCCGCCCAACCATGCGTTCTGGTGCCAGTACGCGATGCAGTTCATCGCGGTGCTGCGCGGTTACGCACTGCCGGTGGATCAGGCGTCGGCCGACGAATTGCGCTCGGCCGCAGGCACCTGCCCCACTCGCTAG
- a CDS encoding Lrp/AsnC ligand binding domain-containing protein: MVEAYMLIQTEVGRAEVVAKQVAALPGVLSAEYVTGPYDVVVRVASATDDDLAASVVPSVQQIAGITRTLTCPIADAD; the protein is encoded by the coding sequence GTGGTGGAGGCGTACATGCTGATCCAGACCGAGGTCGGCCGCGCCGAGGTAGTCGCCAAGCAGGTGGCCGCGCTGCCGGGCGTACTGTCCGCCGAGTACGTGACGGGTCCCTATGACGTGGTGGTCCGGGTCGCCTCGGCCACCGACGATGACCTGGCCGCCTCGGTGGTGCCCAGCGTTCAGCAGATCGCCGGGATCACCCGAACCCTCACCTGCCCCATTGCCGATGCCGACTGA
- a CDS encoding Rrf2 family transcriptional regulator, whose protein sequence is MQLTRFTDLGLRAMMLLATGQAREQRVTTRTVAAAAGASENHVAKAVSRLTELGLVHSRRGRTGGLELTDAGREASLGWLVRRLEGDREVVDCTGQSACPLIAGCRLRRVLADAKEAFYAELDRHTIADLVGSQPLPVILQLTTEGNLT, encoded by the coding sequence ATGCAGCTCACAAGGTTTACCGACCTAGGTCTCCGGGCCATGATGCTGCTCGCCACCGGCCAAGCCCGCGAGCAGCGGGTCACCACCAGAACGGTCGCCGCCGCGGCCGGCGCATCGGAGAATCACGTCGCGAAGGCCGTCTCGCGGCTGACCGAGCTGGGGCTGGTCCATTCCCGCCGCGGCCGCACCGGCGGTCTCGAACTCACCGACGCCGGCCGCGAGGCATCGCTGGGCTGGCTGGTGCGCCGCCTGGAAGGTGATCGCGAAGTCGTCGATTGCACCGGCCAATCGGCCTGTCCGCTGATCGCGGGCTGCCGGCTCCGTCGTGTGCTCGCCGATGCCAAAGAGGCCTTCTACGCCGAACTCGATCGCCACACGATCGCCGATCTCGTCGGCAGCCAGCCGCTGCCCGTGATTCTGCAACTCACAACAGAAGGGAATCTGACATGA
- a CDS encoding IS481 family transposase: MSHANARLTVHGRLLLVERIVEGHRPVSHVAAELGVSRQCAHRWVRRFHAEGFAGLSDRSSRPRRCPRRTPSVVEDAVIELRRTSRRGQDWIAAELGLPARTVSAILRRRQMPYLRDCDPLTGEVIRASKTTAVRYERAHPGELIHMDVKKIGRIPDGGGWKAHGKKMGDTAARKNARIGFDYVHSAVDDHSRLAYSEILPDEKGATCGGFLARAAEYFRTHGISTIERVITDNHWSYRRSADVAAVIANLGAKHVFIKPHCPWQNGKVERYNRTLQTEWAYRQIFTTNAARTAALAPWLEDYNNQRRHSAIGGQPPISRLTPTS; encoded by the coding sequence GTGTCCCACGCTAATGCCCGTTTGACCGTTCATGGTCGTCTGCTGCTCGTTGAGCGGATCGTTGAGGGACACCGTCCGGTGTCTCATGTCGCCGCCGAACTGGGAGTTTCTCGCCAGTGCGCTCACCGGTGGGTTCGCCGGTTCCACGCTGAAGGCTTTGCCGGCCTGTCGGATCGGTCCTCACGACCGCGTCGATGCCCACGTCGCACACCATCTGTGGTTGAAGATGCGGTGATAGAGCTGCGCCGCACCAGCAGGCGGGGTCAGGACTGGATCGCCGCCGAGTTGGGTCTGCCGGCCCGGACGGTGTCGGCGATCTTGCGCCGTCGCCAGATGCCGTATCTGCGGGATTGTGACCCGCTGACCGGTGAGGTAATCCGGGCATCGAAGACAACCGCGGTGCGCTACGAGCGGGCGCACCCCGGCGAACTGATTCACATGGACGTCAAGAAGATTGGGCGCATCCCCGACGGGGGTGGCTGGAAGGCACACGGCAAAAAGATGGGCGACACCGCCGCCCGTAAGAACGCGCGCATCGGGTTCGACTACGTGCACTCCGCTGTCGACGACCATTCGCGGCTGGCGTACTCAGAGATCTTGCCCGACGAAAAGGGCGCGACCTGCGGTGGGTTTCTGGCCAGAGCCGCCGAGTACTTCAGAACCCACGGGATCTCGACCATCGAGCGAGTCATCACCGACAACCACTGGAGCTATCGGCGTTCCGCCGATGTCGCCGCAGTCATCGCAAACCTGGGCGCCAAACACGTCTTCATCAAGCCGCACTGCCCCTGGCAAAACGGAAAGGTGGAGCGCTACAACCGCACACTGCAGACCGAATGGGCCTACCGGCAGATATTCACCACCAACGCCGCCCGCACTGCCGCCCTTGCCCCGTGGCTCGAGGACTACAACAATCAACGACGCCACTCAGCTATCGGAGGCCAACCACCGATCAGCAGACTGACACCAACGTCCTAA
- a CDS encoding D-alanine--D-alanine ligase family protein has protein sequence MTSRIRVAVVYGGRSSEHAISCVSAGSILRNLDPERFEVVAVGITPEGSWVLTDGKPETLAITDRRLPEVRGDSGTALALPADPQRHGELVSLGQAAGEVLTAVDVVFPILHGPYGEDGTIQGLLELAGVPYVGAGVLASAAGMDKEFTKKLLAADGLPIGDHVVLRPQEKAPTLDDIMRLGFPMFVKPARGGSSIGVNRVMSPDELPAAIADARTHDPKVIIEAAIEGRELECGVLEFPDGSVQASAIGEIRVAGIAGREDGFYDFATKYLDDGAELDVPAKVDEDVAEELRHLAIRAFKALDCQGLARVDFFLTDDGPVVNEINTMPGFTTISMYPRMWAASGIDYPTLVGTMVETALARGTGLR, from the coding sequence GTGACTTCTCGTATCCGCGTTGCCGTCGTCTACGGGGGCCGCAGCTCCGAGCACGCCATTTCCTGCGTGTCGGCCGGAAGCATCCTGCGCAACCTCGACCCGGAACGCTTCGAGGTCGTCGCCGTGGGCATCACCCCGGAGGGCTCCTGGGTGCTCACCGACGGCAAGCCGGAAACCCTGGCCATCACCGACCGGCGACTGCCCGAGGTCAGGGGCGACTCCGGCACGGCGCTGGCGTTGCCCGCCGACCCGCAGCGGCACGGGGAGCTGGTGTCGTTGGGCCAGGCCGCCGGCGAGGTACTGACGGCGGTCGACGTCGTCTTCCCGATCCTGCACGGGCCCTACGGCGAAGACGGCACCATCCAGGGTCTGCTCGAATTGGCCGGCGTGCCGTATGTCGGTGCCGGCGTGCTGGCCAGCGCGGCCGGCATGGACAAGGAGTTCACCAAGAAGCTGCTGGCCGCCGACGGCCTTCCGATCGGCGACCACGTCGTGCTGCGCCCGCAGGAGAAGGCGCCCACGCTCGATGACATCATGCGCCTTGGCTTTCCGATGTTCGTCAAACCGGCCCGCGGTGGATCCTCGATCGGGGTGAATCGGGTCATGAGCCCCGACGAGCTACCGGCGGCGATCGCCGATGCCCGTACACACGATCCCAAGGTCATCATCGAAGCCGCGATCGAAGGCCGGGAGCTCGAGTGCGGTGTCCTCGAATTCCCGGACGGCTCAGTGCAAGCCAGCGCGATCGGGGAGATCCGGGTCGCCGGGATCGCGGGCCGCGAAGACGGCTTCTACGACTTCGCCACCAAATACCTGGACGACGGTGCCGAACTCGACGTGCCCGCGAAAGTCGACGAAGACGTGGCAGAGGAACTGCGGCACTTGGCAATTCGGGCCTTCAAAGCCCTGGACTGCCAGGGTCTGGCGCGGGTGGACTTCTTCCTGACCGACGACGGCCCGGTGGTCAACGAGATCAACACCATGCCCGGCTTCACCACGATCTCGATGTATCCGCGGATGTGGGCGGCCAGCGGGATCGACTACCCGACGCTGGTCGGCACCATGGTCGAGACGGCGTTGGCGCGCGGAACAGGTCTGCGCTGA
- a CDS encoding thiamine-phosphate kinase: MADGDEPTLRQLGEFPVIDRLVAGRRQPAVVTVGPGDDAAVVAMPDGRVVVSTDMLVEGRHFRLDWSSPLEVGRKAIAQNAADIESMGARVSAFVVAFGAPPDTPAARAQELADGMWLEAGPLGAGIVGGDLVASPQWVISVTAFGDLAGRPPVLRSGARAGSVVAVSGELGRSAAGYLLLHKGIAGFSELRERHLVPQPPYGQGIAAADAGAQAMTDVSDGLLADLGHMARDSGVLIDLAADALRPDVDAVTAAATAAGTDPSALVLSGGEDHALVACFPAAVPPGWRVIGTVRDGAPEVLVDGLRWAGAAGWQSFD; encoded by the coding sequence GTGGCCGACGGTGACGAACCCACATTGCGCCAGCTCGGCGAGTTCCCGGTGATCGACCGGCTGGTGGCCGGCCGCCGTCAACCCGCGGTGGTCACAGTCGGGCCGGGAGACGACGCCGCGGTGGTGGCAATGCCCGACGGTCGGGTCGTCGTGAGCACCGACATGCTGGTCGAAGGACGTCACTTCCGGCTGGATTGGTCCTCGCCGCTGGAGGTCGGCCGAAAAGCCATCGCGCAGAACGCCGCCGACATCGAATCGATGGGCGCGCGGGTCAGCGCGTTCGTCGTCGCGTTCGGCGCCCCACCCGACACCCCGGCAGCGCGGGCGCAGGAGTTGGCCGACGGAATGTGGCTGGAGGCCGGTCCGCTGGGCGCCGGGATCGTCGGCGGCGATCTGGTCGCCAGCCCGCAATGGGTGATCTCGGTGACCGCGTTCGGCGATCTGGCCGGCCGCCCACCGGTGCTGCGCAGCGGAGCGCGAGCTGGGTCGGTGGTCGCCGTCAGCGGTGAGCTGGGCCGGTCTGCTGCCGGATATCTGCTCTTACACAAGGGGATTGCCGGTTTCAGCGAGCTGCGGGAGCGGCACCTGGTGCCGCAACCACCCTATGGGCAGGGGATCGCGGCAGCGGACGCCGGCGCGCAGGCGATGACCGACGTCTCCGACGGGCTGCTGGCCGATCTCGGCCACATGGCCCGCGACTCCGGGGTCCTCATCGATCTCGCCGCGGACGCGCTGCGACCCGACGTCGACGCCGTCACCGCCGCAGCCACGGCGGCCGGTACCGATCCCAGCGCGCTGGTGCTCTCCGGTGGCGAAGATCACGCCCTCGTCGCGTGTTTCCCCGCGGCCGTGCCGCCCGGCTGGCGGGTGATCGGCACCGTCCGAGACGGCGCCCCCGAGGTCCTGGTCGACGGGCTGCGATGGGCCGGCGCGGCGGGTTGGCAATCCTTCGACTGA
- the rpmB gene encoding 50S ribosomal protein L28, with translation MAAVCDVCGKGPGFGKSVSHSHRRTSRRWNPNIQTVRAVSRPGGNKHRVNVCTSCLKAGKVSRG, from the coding sequence ATGGCTGCCGTGTGCGACGTCTGCGGAAAGGGCCCCGGCTTCGGCAAGTCGGTGTCGCATTCCCATCGCCGGACCAGCCGTCGCTGGAACCCGAACATCCAGACCGTGCGCGCCGTGAGCCGCCCCGGTGGCAACAAGCACCGCGTGAACGTCTGCACCTCGTGCCTGAAGGCCGGCAAGGTCAGCCGCGGTTAA
- a CDS encoding NAD(P)H-dependent glycerol-3-phosphate dehydrogenase, with the protein MTSTVGTAAVMGAGAWGTALAKVLADAGSEVRLWSRRAEVAEAVNITHANPGYLPDITLPSTIRATTDAAEALDGLTTVLLAVPAQTLRTNLEQWRGVIADGATLVSLAKGIELGSLMRMSQVIVQVTGVDPSQVAVVSGPNLADEIAQGQPAATVVASTDSGRAITLQRSLSTGYFRPYTNADVIGTEIGGACKNVIALACGMAAGVGLGENTAAAIITRGLAEIMRLGIAVGAKTATLAGLAGVGDLVATCTSPHSRNRSFGERLGRGGTMEAAQLAAGGHVAEGVTSCESILALASSYDVEMPLTDAVHQVCHKGLSVDQAVALLLGRSTKPE; encoded by the coding sequence ATGACCAGCACGGTGGGCACCGCCGCGGTGATGGGCGCCGGCGCCTGGGGAACCGCACTGGCCAAAGTTCTCGCCGACGCCGGCTCCGAGGTCCGGTTGTGGTCTCGTCGCGCGGAAGTCGCCGAGGCGGTCAACATCACACACGCCAACCCCGGATACCTCCCCGACATCACGCTGCCGAGCACGATCCGCGCCACCACCGATGCCGCCGAGGCCCTCGACGGGCTGACCACCGTGCTGCTCGCCGTGCCCGCGCAGACCTTGCGCACCAACCTCGAACAGTGGCGCGGCGTGATCGCCGACGGCGCAACCCTGGTCAGCCTGGCCAAGGGCATCGAGTTGGGCAGCCTGATGCGGATGAGTCAGGTCATCGTCCAGGTCACCGGCGTCGACCCCAGCCAGGTCGCCGTCGTCTCGGGCCCGAATCTGGCCGACGAGATCGCGCAGGGACAGCCCGCCGCGACGGTGGTGGCGTCCACCGACTCGGGCCGTGCGATCACGCTGCAGCGCTCGCTGAGCACGGGTTACTTCCGCCCGTACACGAACGCCGACGTCATCGGCACCGAGATCGGCGGTGCGTGCAAGAACGTCATCGCACTGGCCTGCGGCATGGCGGCCGGAGTGGGGTTGGGCGAGAACACCGCTGCGGCGATCATCACCCGCGGTTTGGCCGAGATCATGCGGTTGGGAATCGCCGTGGGCGCCAAGACCGCGACGCTGGCCGGTCTCGCCGGCGTGGGCGATCTGGTCGCCACCTGCACATCGCCGCACTCGCGCAACCGCAGTTTCGGTGAGCGACTCGGGCGCGGCGGCACCATGGAGGCCGCCCAATTGGCCGCCGGCGGGCATGTTGCCGAGGGCGTCACCTCGTGCGAATCGATCCTGGCGCTGGCATCCAGCTATGACGTGGAGATGCCGCTGACCGATGCGGTCCACCAGGTGTGTCACAAAGGATTGTCCGTCGACCAGGCGGTGGCGCTGTTGTTGGGCCGCAGCACCAAACCGGAATGA
- a CDS encoding DUF3515 domain-containing protein, whose translation MPTEPLPVASEDSTADGPPRALLIAAVIVAVVAIGAVLAIAATRKAPVQPVVIAAAPAPQADSPSCRDLMGALPENLGEFHRVAAADPVPPGAAAWRGAADNYPVILRCGIDRPAEFMVGSPIQLVNAVQWFQLDDPQTDRSTWVTVDRPVYLALTLPKESGPTPIQALSDLIARTLPAVPIDPNPPR comes from the coding sequence ATGCCGACTGAGCCGCTTCCCGTCGCCAGCGAGGACAGCACGGCGGATGGACCGCCTCGCGCCCTCCTGATCGCCGCGGTCATCGTGGCCGTGGTGGCGATCGGTGCCGTGCTCGCGATCGCGGCCACCCGCAAGGCTCCGGTCCAGCCGGTGGTCATCGCCGCCGCCCCAGCGCCCCAAGCGGATTCGCCCAGCTGCCGGGATCTGATGGGCGCATTGCCGGAGAATCTCGGCGAGTTCCACCGGGTGGCAGCGGCCGACCCGGTGCCGCCCGGCGCGGCGGCGTGGCGCGGAGCGGCCGACAACTACCCGGTCATCCTGCGGTGTGGCATCGACCGGCCCGCGGAATTCATGGTGGGCTCCCCCATCCAGCTGGTCAACGCGGTCCAATGGTTTCAGCTCGACGATCCCCAGACCGATCGCAGCACCTGGGTCACCGTGGACCGCCCGGTCTATCTGGCGCTCACCCTGCCGAAAGAGTCTGGCCCCACACCCATTCAGGCGTTGTCGGATCTGATCGCACGAACGTTGCCCGCGGTTCCGATCGATCCGAACCCGCCCCGCTGA
- the cofC gene encoding 2-phospho-L-lactate guanylyltransferase, whose amino-acid sequence MVNMSADLGVIIAVKRLAAAKTRLSPVFSADTREQVVLAMLIDTITAARAVSAVASITVVTPDDTAAAAARELGAEVLFDATPPTEPDPLNTAVRFAWSAVSKRTANTVVLQGDLPALQTDELTDAAAQARGHRRSFVPDRPGTGTAALFAFGVPLDPLLGRDSARLHRDSGAVELTGAWPGLRCDIDTIDDLEAARLLGVGAATTRAISHH is encoded by the coding sequence ATGGTGAACATGAGCGCGGACCTCGGCGTGATCATTGCGGTGAAACGCCTCGCGGCCGCCAAGACCAGACTCAGTCCGGTGTTCTCGGCGGATACCCGCGAGCAGGTGGTGCTCGCGATGCTGATCGACACCATCACGGCGGCGCGTGCGGTCAGCGCCGTCGCGTCGATCACCGTGGTCACCCCCGACGACACCGCGGCCGCCGCCGCCCGTGAGCTCGGCGCGGAGGTGCTGTTCGACGCGACGCCGCCGACCGAGCCCGACCCGTTGAACACCGCCGTCCGATTCGCCTGGTCTGCCGTCAGCAAGAGGACCGCCAATACTGTTGTGCTGCAAGGAGATTTACCCGCCCTGCAGACTGACGAACTCACCGACGCGGCGGCCCAAGCCCGGGGGCACCGGCGCAGTTTCGTCCCCGACCGTCCCGGCACCGGTACCGCGGCGCTGTTCGCGTTCGGGGTCCCGTTGGACCCATTGCTCGGCCGGGATTCGGCCCGTCTGCACCGCGACTCGGGCGCCGTCGAACTGACCGGCGCATGGCCGGGGCTGCGCTGCGACATCGACACCATCGACGACCTGGAGGCAGCGCGGCTGCTGGGTGTCGGGGCGGCGACGACCAGGGCAATCAGCCACCACTGA
- a CDS encoding uracil-DNA glycosylase produces the protein MTTTARPLAELVDEGWAQALAPVSDQITQMGQFLRDEIAAGRHYLPAGQNVLRAFTFPFDEVRVLIVGQDPYPTPGHAVGLSFSVAPEVRPLPRSLANIFTEYTADLGYPQPSNGDLTPWSQRGVMLLNRVLTVQPGTPASHRGKGWEAVTECAIRALVARDQPMVAILWGRDASTLKPMLGDSRTIESPHPSPLSASRGFFGSRPFSRANELLNGMGAEPIDWQLP, from the coding sequence GTGACGACCACCGCCCGGCCACTTGCCGAACTCGTCGACGAGGGCTGGGCGCAGGCGCTCGCCCCGGTCAGCGACCAGATCACCCAGATGGGCCAGTTCCTGCGCGATGAGATCGCCGCCGGACGGCACTATCTGCCCGCGGGCCAGAACGTGCTGCGCGCCTTCACCTTTCCGTTCGACGAGGTGCGGGTGCTGATCGTCGGCCAGGATCCATATCCCACACCCGGGCACGCGGTGGGCCTGAGCTTCTCGGTGGCCCCCGAGGTGCGGCCGCTGCCGCGCAGCCTGGCGAACATCTTCACTGAATACACCGCGGATCTCGGGTACCCGCAGCCGTCGAACGGTGACCTCACGCCGTGGTCGCAGCGCGGTGTCATGCTGCTGAACAGGGTGCTGACCGTACAGCCCGGCACGCCGGCATCGCATCGGGGGAAAGGCTGGGAGGCCGTCACCGAATGCGCGATCCGCGCTCTGGTGGCGCGTGATCAACCGATGGTGGCGATCCTGTGGGGACGTGATGCATCGACGCTCAAGCCGATGCTGGGGGACTCCCGAACCATCGAGTCGCCGCATCCGTCGCCGCTGTCGGCGTCACGCGGATTTTTCGGTTCACGACCGTTCAGCCGGGCCAACGAACTGCTCAACGGGATGGGTGCCGAGCCGATCGACTGGCAGCTGCCTTAA
- a CDS encoding cystathionine gamma-lyase, translating into MTDRYGDSTRAVKAVSSLPIPGDPVQPGPVPASAYHLAADEGSEQNTYGRATNPTWRQLESALAELEGADAALAFGSGMAAITAALRVTAKPGSVLVVPADGYYQVRRYAAESLAPQGITVHEADAEQIYDAAGGADVVLAETPTNPALDVVDLRRLAEICRHRGARLLVDNTTATPLGQHPLALGADLVVASATKALSGHSDLLAGYVAGDDPDLMAAVERERLLSGAILGSFEAWLVLRSLGSLGLRFERQCGNALALATALRSHPGVRSVRYPGLPDDPSHPVAAAQMRRFGGLVSIELADADAVHDVVRRSELLVAATSFGGIHTSVDRRARWGDPVAGGFARISAGIEDTDDLVADVLAALDAG; encoded by the coding sequence ATGACCGACCGCTACGGCGACTCGACCCGCGCCGTCAAAGCTGTGAGTTCCCTGCCGATTCCGGGGGATCCGGTTCAGCCGGGTCCGGTTCCGGCGTCGGCATACCACCTCGCCGCTGACGAGGGCAGCGAACAGAACACGTACGGCCGCGCCACCAACCCCACCTGGCGGCAGCTCGAATCAGCCTTGGCCGAGCTCGAAGGGGCCGACGCGGCATTGGCTTTCGGTTCCGGGATGGCGGCGATCACCGCTGCGCTGCGCGTGACGGCCAAACCCGGCTCGGTACTGGTGGTCCCGGCTGACGGTTACTACCAGGTGCGCCGCTACGCCGCTGAAAGCCTTGCCCCGCAAGGAATCACGGTTCATGAAGCCGACGCGGAGCAGATCTATGACGCCGCCGGCGGCGCCGATGTGGTGCTGGCCGAAACCCCGACCAACCCGGCGCTGGATGTCGTGGACCTGCGCCGGCTTGCCGAGATCTGCCGACACCGCGGCGCCCGGCTGCTGGTGGACAACACCACCGCCACCCCGCTGGGTCAGCACCCGTTGGCGCTGGGCGCTGATCTGGTGGTGGCCAGTGCCACCAAAGCCCTGTCGGGCCACAGCGATCTGCTGGCCGGTTATGTCGCAGGCGACGACCCCGACCTGATGGCCGCAGTGGAGCGGGAGCGGCTGCTGTCCGGGGCGATCCTGGGCTCGTTCGAAGCGTGGCTGGTGCTGCGCAGCCTCGGGAGCCTCGGCCTGCGCTTCGAACGGCAGTGCGGCAACGCCCTCGCACTGGCCACCGCGCTGCGCAGCCATCCGGGCGTCCGCTCGGTGCGCTACCCGGGGTTGCCCGACGACCCGTCCCACCCGGTGGCCGCCGCGCAGATGCGGCGGTTCGGGGGCTTGGTGTCGATCGAACTCGCCGACGCGGACGCCGTCCACGACGTGGTGCGGCGCAGCGAACTGCTGGTGGCCGCGACCAGCTTCGGCGGCATCCACACCAGCGTGGACCGTCGGGCCCGCTGGGGTGACCCGGTGGCCGGTGGCTTCGCCCGGATTTCGGCCGGCATCGAGGACACCGACGATCTGGTCGCTGACGTCCTCGCGGCCCTGGACGCCGGATAG
- a CDS encoding DAK2 domain-containing protein, producing the protein MPDRRLDASALRDWASTAVGDLITHTDEINRLNVFPVADSDTGTNLLFTMRAALTEAESVTGSGGVGELTAALAEGALHGARGNSGVILSQILRGLADVTAAAAADTDGDLADIDAVLLGAALRHAVGLVVSSMGGQLVAGTIVSVLQAVADTVQQWAADGASLAESLTAGGEAAVTALDRTPEQLDALAEAGVVDAGGRGFLVLIDALTATVTGHAPHRHAYEPGPPLIETATAEPAPPQFEVMYLLADCDPAALDPLRTRLEQLGESVAIAASAERYSVHVHTDDAGAAVEAGLAAGAVSRIQISVLSTGPARVSPGSWSRERAVLAVVDGDGAAELFSQEGACVLRPDAELADPVNGVSARELLRALVDAGAAQVMVLPNGYVAAEELVAGCTAGIGWGIDVVALPTGSMVQGLAALAVHDPSRQAVDDGYSMARAAAAARHGSVRTATEQALTWAGSCQPGDGLGIAGDEVLVVAEDVTGAAAGLIDLLLVAGGELVTVLTGAGTDPAVAQALAAHIHRRHPGIEFATYATGHRGDELLIGVE; encoded by the coding sequence ATGCCGGACCGGCGGCTGGACGCATCTGCCCTGCGCGACTGGGCTTCTACCGCCGTCGGCGACCTGATCACCCACACCGACGAGATCAACCGGCTCAATGTGTTCCCGGTGGCCGACTCCGATACCGGGACCAACCTTCTGTTCACCATGCGGGCGGCGTTGACCGAGGCGGAGTCGGTGACCGGCTCGGGCGGCGTCGGCGAGCTCACCGCGGCCTTGGCCGAAGGTGCACTGCACGGCGCCCGGGGCAACTCCGGGGTGATCCTGTCGCAGATCTTGCGCGGATTGGCCGACGTCACCGCCGCGGCCGCCGCCGACACCGACGGTGACCTCGCCGACATCGACGCGGTACTGCTGGGCGCGGCCCTGCGGCACGCCGTCGGGCTGGTGGTGTCGTCGATGGGCGGGCAGCTGGTGGCCGGCACCATCGTGTCGGTGCTCCAGGCCGTCGCCGACACCGTTCAACAGTGGGCCGCCGATGGTGCGAGTCTTGCCGAATCGCTCACCGCAGGTGGCGAGGCCGCGGTCACCGCGTTGGACCGCACCCCTGAACAGCTCGACGCGCTGGCCGAGGCGGGGGTGGTCGACGCGGGCGGGCGCGGGTTCCTCGTTCTGATCGACGCCCTGACCGCCACCGTCACCGGGCACGCGCCCCACCGGCACGCCTACGAACCGGGGCCGCCGCTGATCGAGACCGCCACCGCGGAACCCGCGCCACCGCAATTCGAGGTGATGTATCTGCTCGCCGACTGCGATCCGGCGGCGCTCGATCCGCTGCGGACCCGGCTGGAGCAGCTCGGCGAGTCGGTCGCGATCGCCGCGTCGGCCGAACGCTATTCGGTACACGTCCACACCGACGACGCCGGCGCCGCAGTGGAGGCCGGGCTGGCGGCCGGCGCGGTGAGCCGAATCCAGATCTCGGTGTTGAGCACCGGGCCCGCCCGGGTTTCTCCGGGCAGCTGGAGTCGTGAGCGCGCGGTGCTGGCCGTCGTCGACGGTGACGGCGCCGCAGAGCTTTTCAGCCAGGAGGGCGCGTGTGTGCTGCGCCCGGATGCCGAGCTGGCTGATCCGGTCAACGGCGTGAGCGCCCGCGAGCTGCTGCGCGCGCTTGTGGATGCCGGGGCCGCTCAGGTGATGGTGCTGCCCAACGGCTACGTCGCTGCCGAGGAGTTGGTCGCCGGGTGCACGGCCGGAATCGGTTGGGGCATTGACGTTGTCGCGTTGCCGACCGGTTCGATGGTGCAGGGTCTGGCAGCGCTCGCAGTCCATGATCCGAGCCGGCAGGCCGTCGACGACGGGTACTCGATGGCCAGGGCGGCGGCCGCGGCCCGGCACGGTTCGGTGCGCACCGCCACCGAACAGGCGCTCACGTGGGCGGGCAGCTGCCAACCGGGTGACGGGCTGGGGATCGCCGGTGACGAAGTCCTGGTGGTCGCCGAGGATGTGACCGGTGCGGCCGCCGGACTGATCGACCTGCTGTTGGTGGCCGGCGGTGAGCTGGTGACCGTGTTGACCGGTGCCGGCACCGATCCGGCCGTCGCCCAGGCGCTGGCCGCACACATCCACCGGCGCCATCCCGGAATCGAATTCGCCACCTATGCCACCGGTCACCGCGGCGATGAGCTGTTGATCGGGGTGGAGTAG